The proteins below are encoded in one region of Dama dama isolate Ldn47 chromosome 21, ASM3311817v1, whole genome shotgun sequence:
- the TCEA1 gene encoding transcription elongation factor A protein 1 isoform X2, giving the protein MEDEVIRIAKKMDKMVQKKNAAGALDLLKELKNIPMTLELLQSTRIGMSVNAIRKQSTDEEVTSLAKSLIKSWKKLLDGPSTDKDSEEKKKDPAVTSQNSPEAREESSSGNVSSRKDETNARDTYVSSFPRAPSTSDSVRLKCREMLAAALRTGDDYIAIGADEEELGSQIEEAIYQEIRNTDMKYKNRVRSRISNLKDAKNPNLRKNVLCGNIPPDLFARMTAEEMASDELKEMRKNLTKEAIREHQMAKTGGTQTDLFTCGKCKKKNCTYTQVQTRSADEPMTTFVVCNECGNRWKFC; this is encoded by the exons ATGGAGGACGAGGTGATCCGCATTGCCAAGAAGATGGACAAGATGGTGCAGAAGAAGAACGCG gctGGAGCATTGGATTTACTGAAGGAGCTTAAGAATATTCCCATGACCCTGGAACTATTACAG TCCACAAGAATTGGAATGTCAGTGAATGCTATCCGCAAGCAGAGCACAGATGAAGAAGTTACATCTTTAGCAAAGTCCCTCATCAAATCCTGGAAAAAGTTATTAG atggaccatcaacagataaagactctgaagaaaagaaaaaagatcctgCAGTTACGTCACAGAATAGCCCTGAAGCAAGAGAGGAAAG CTCTAGCGGCAACGTGAGCAGCAGAAAGGACGAGACCAATGCCCGGGACACGTACGTCTCATCTTTTCCTCGGGCGCCGAGCACTTCAGATTCTGTGCGGTTAAAGTGCAGGGAGATGCTCGCTGCTGCTCTACGAACGGGAG ATGACTACATCGCCATTGGAGCTGACGAGGAAGAATTGGGTTCTCAGATCGAGGAAG CTATCTATCAAGAAATAAGGAATACAGACATGAAATACAAAAATAGAGTACGAAGTAGGATATCAAATCTTAAGGATGCCAAAAATCCAAATTTAAGGAAAAACGTGCTGTGTGGGAACATTCCTCCTGACTTGTTTGCTAGAATGACAGCAGAG GAGATGGCTAGTGATGAGCTCAAAGAGATGCGGAAAAACTTGACCAAAGAAGCCATCAGAGAGCATCAGATGGCCAAGACGGGTGGGACCCAGACGGACTTGTTCACGTGCGGCAAGTGTAAGAAGAAGAACTGCACCTATACACAG GTACAAACGCGGAGTGCTGATGAACCCATGACAACGTTTGTCGTCTGCAACGAGTGTGGAAACCGGTGGAAG TTCTGTTGA
- the TCEA1 gene encoding transcription elongation factor A protein 1 isoform X1: MEDEVIRIAKKMDKMVQKKNAAGALDLLKELKNIPMTLELLQSTRIGMSVNAIRKQSTDEEVTSLAKSLIKSWKKLLDGPSTDKDSEEKKKDPAVTSQNSPEAREESSSSGNVSSRKDETNARDTYVSSFPRAPSTSDSVRLKCREMLAAALRTGDDYIAIGADEEELGSQIEEAIYQEIRNTDMKYKNRVRSRISNLKDAKNPNLRKNVLCGNIPPDLFARMTAEEMASDELKEMRKNLTKEAIREHQMAKTGGTQTDLFTCGKCKKKNCTYTQVQTRSADEPMTTFVVCNECGNRWKFC, from the exons ATGGAGGACGAGGTGATCCGCATTGCCAAGAAGATGGACAAGATGGTGCAGAAGAAGAACGCG gctGGAGCATTGGATTTACTGAAGGAGCTTAAGAATATTCCCATGACCCTGGAACTATTACAG TCCACAAGAATTGGAATGTCAGTGAATGCTATCCGCAAGCAGAGCACAGATGAAGAAGTTACATCTTTAGCAAAGTCCCTCATCAAATCCTGGAAAAAGTTATTAG atggaccatcaacagataaagactctgaagaaaagaaaaaagatcctgCAGTTACGTCACAGAATAGCCCTGAAGCAAGAGAGGAAAG CAGCTCTAGCGGCAACGTGAGCAGCAGAAAGGACGAGACCAATGCCCGGGACACGTACGTCTCATCTTTTCCTCGGGCGCCGAGCACTTCAGATTCTGTGCGGTTAAAGTGCAGGGAGATGCTCGCTGCTGCTCTACGAACGGGAG ATGACTACATCGCCATTGGAGCTGACGAGGAAGAATTGGGTTCTCAGATCGAGGAAG CTATCTATCAAGAAATAAGGAATACAGACATGAAATACAAAAATAGAGTACGAAGTAGGATATCAAATCTTAAGGATGCCAAAAATCCAAATTTAAGGAAAAACGTGCTGTGTGGGAACATTCCTCCTGACTTGTTTGCTAGAATGACAGCAGAG GAGATGGCTAGTGATGAGCTCAAAGAGATGCGGAAAAACTTGACCAAAGAAGCCATCAGAGAGCATCAGATGGCCAAGACGGGTGGGACCCAGACGGACTTGTTCACGTGCGGCAAGTGTAAGAAGAAGAACTGCACCTATACACAG GTACAAACGCGGAGTGCTGATGAACCCATGACAACGTTTGTCGTCTGCAACGAGTGTGGAAACCGGTGGAAG TTCTGTTGA